A genomic segment from Chrysemys picta bellii isolate R12L10 chromosome 11, ASM1138683v2, whole genome shotgun sequence encodes:
- the LOC135974142 gene encoding uncharacterized protein LOC135974142, protein MQSSPAVMAMQSVNRKRAPAWTDREVLDLIAVWGDESVLSELRSKRRNAKIYEKISKDMAERGYSRDATQCRVKIKELRQGYQKTKEANGRSGSHPQTSRFYEALHSILGAAATTTPPVTVDSEDGILSTAGSSDMLGDGEDEEGDEEGEAVGSSHNADFPDSQDLFITLTEIPYEASPAITPDTESGEGSATPSATVSQPSLESHSQRLARIRRRKKRTREDMFSELMASSQAQAAQQTQWRENLTRMHQANMDREERWRQEDQQATLTLLGLLREQTDTLRRLVDVLQERRQEDRAPLQSISNRPPPPPSPIPTSPKVQRRRGGRVPANSHSTPAESSSSRRLSFPKI, encoded by the exons atgcagagctctccagcagtgatggccatgcagtctgtgaatagaaagagagccccagcatggactgatcgtgaagtcttggatctcatcgctgtgtggggcgatgagtccgtgctttccgagctgcgatccaaaagaaggaatgcaaagatctacgagaagatctctaaagacatggcagagagaggatacagccgggatgcaacgcagtgccgcgtgaaaatcaaggagctgagacaaggctaccagaagaccaaagaggcaaacggacgctccggatcccatccccagacatcccgtttctacgaggcactgcattccatcctcggtgctgccgccaccactaccccaccagtgaccgtggactctgaggatgggatactgtccacggccggttcctcagacatgttaggggacggggaagatgaggaaggagatgaggagggcgaggcagttggcagctctcacaacgctgatttccccgacagccaggatctcttcatcacccttacagagatcccctacgaagcgtccccagccattaccccggacacagaatctggtgaaggatcagcca ccccgtctgcgactgtctcacaacctagcctggaatcacactcccagaggctagcgcggattaggcgtaggaagaagaggacacgggaggacatgttctctgagcttatggcctcttcccaagcccaggcagcacagcagacccagtggcgggagaacttgacccgaatgcaccaagccaacatggatcgggaggagaggtggcggcaggaagaccagcaggcgactctaacgctgcttggactactgagggagcaaacggacacgctccggcgccttgtggatgttctgcaggaacggaggcaggaggacagagccccgctgcagtccatctctaaccgccctcccccgccaccaagtcccatacccacctcacccaaagtgcaaagaaggagaggcggcagagtccctgctaactctcactccacccctgcagagagctctagtagcagaaggctctcatttcccaaaatttga